The Methanocella arvoryzae MRE50 genome includes a region encoding these proteins:
- a CDS encoding PRC-barrel domain-containing protein, with translation MVTDVASLFDLTVYTDKGYYIGKVYDVEIDASERRIHTLVVENYNRDIINEDTGFNVAESSKAKIPYRWVTAAADIVIIRHPARKSAASMASDADGLGL, from the coding sequence ATGGTTACTGACGTAGCGTCATTGTTCGATTTAACAGTTTACACGGACAAAGGGTATTACATCGGAAAGGTGTACGATGTGGAGATCGACGCTTCCGAGAGGAGGATCCATACCCTGGTAGTCGAGAATTACAACAGAGACATCATCAACGAGGACACCGGGTTCAACGTTGCCGAGAGCAGCAAGGCCAAGATCCCGTACAGGTGGGTTACGGCGGCCGCTGACATCGTCATCATCAGACACCCGGCCAGAAAGAGCGCAGCCTCAATGGCGAGCGACGCAGACGGCCTGGGCCTGTAA
- a CDS encoding MDR family MFS transporter, which produces MKLPQFDRRVWVLFAGMALNQFGMSIVMPFIAIYLFVYQGESPALVGFAMFFSAFAGAIFQFVGGEACDRLGRRTVLIIGLILLIGSFLMLGWAVSVQAPYIYYLVLLSLTRVATGLFRPIPNVIAADIVPAEKRTEAFALLRVAHNLGFATGPIIGGLMAIVSYSSMFYLTAVTSTLYLALVLAFIGDTRRCRPEKARARGGMGTILADRTFMVFSLLSFLVFVVYSQMYTPLSMYSKGYAGLSEPEIGVLLAINGIMVVTLQYFVTRVADRFRMTFSMTVGILFYAAGFALVSVSQGFAMLAICLFLITIGELWFIPAQITLATNLSTSETRGRYLGFSGLTTNMGSAVGPLIGGMLLSVFAGSPWAMWLVVATAGLLCAAGFLYLKKIVPPEKNTVALPE; this is translated from the coding sequence ATGAAGTTACCGCAGTTTGACAGGCGCGTCTGGGTGCTGTTCGCGGGAATGGCGCTGAACCAGTTTGGCATGTCCATAGTCATGCCTTTCATCGCCATTTACCTGTTCGTGTACCAGGGGGAGTCTCCTGCTCTCGTCGGCTTCGCGATGTTCTTCTCCGCCTTCGCAGGCGCGATCTTCCAGTTCGTCGGAGGCGAGGCGTGCGACCGGCTGGGCCGGAGGACCGTGCTGATCATCGGCCTGATTCTGCTCATCGGGAGCTTCCTGATGCTCGGCTGGGCGGTGAGCGTCCAGGCTCCTTACATCTATTACCTGGTGCTGCTATCCCTGACCCGGGTCGCCACCGGGCTGTTCCGCCCCATCCCCAACGTGATCGCTGCAGACATCGTTCCGGCTGAGAAGCGCACCGAAGCGTTCGCGCTGCTCCGGGTGGCGCACAACCTCGGCTTCGCCACCGGGCCGATCATAGGCGGGCTGATGGCGATCGTATCGTACTCCAGCATGTTCTACCTGACCGCGGTCACAAGCACGCTGTACCTTGCCCTGGTGCTCGCCTTCATCGGGGATACCCGGAGGTGCCGGCCTGAAAAGGCCAGGGCCAGGGGTGGCATGGGCACGATTCTGGCAGACAGGACCTTCATGGTGTTTTCCCTGCTGTCCTTCCTGGTCTTCGTCGTCTACTCCCAGATGTACACGCCGCTGTCCATGTACTCGAAGGGCTATGCCGGCCTGAGCGAGCCGGAGATCGGTGTGCTGCTGGCGATCAACGGCATCATGGTAGTAACCCTGCAATACTTCGTGACAAGGGTAGCGGACAGGTTCCGGATGACGTTCTCCATGACCGTCGGCATCCTCTTCTACGCCGCAGGGTTCGCGCTGGTCTCGGTGTCCCAGGGCTTCGCCATGCTGGCGATTTGCCTCTTCCTGATCACTATTGGAGAGCTCTGGTTCATACCCGCCCAGATCACGCTGGCAACCAACCTGTCCACCAGCGAAACAAGAGGCAGGTACCTGGGCTTCTCCGGCCTCACGACCAACATGGGCTCGGCAGTAGGCCCACTTATCGGCGGCATGCTCCTGAGCGTCTTCGCCGGCAGCCCGTGGGCCATGTGGCTCGTCGTGGCGACGGCAGGACTACTGTGCGCGGCAGGATTCCTGTACCTGAAGAAGATAGTGCCGCCCGAGAAAAATACTGTGGCGCTGCCGGAGTAG
- the cofH gene encoding 5-amino-6-(D-ribitylamino)uracil--L-tyrosine 4-hydroxyphenyl transferase CofH — MLKDIYERSLSGEITIEDARKLLEANPFELFDTADQLRKEIVGDNVTYIVNRNINFTDFCVGTCKFCSFKNNKGFRLTLDEILQRVGAAKETGSTEVCIQGGLTEDMYLEDYAGMIRAIKSKYDIHTHAFSPMEVYHMSRMSGVTVEESLKTLKVAGLNSMPGTAAEILDDEIRSVICPGKLSTSEWVDVVSTAHRVGIPTTATIMYGHIETWEHRLKHLFIVRDVQRQTHGITEFVPLTFMHENNSLSGKSMGASGMDDLRMYALARIIFGRDIPNVQASWVKLGTKLAQVALNCGANDVGGTLMEENISKSAGSKSGEYLSPDDLQAMIKAAGRIPRQRNTLYKLLG; from the coding sequence GTGCTTAAAGACATCTACGAACGCTCGCTGTCAGGCGAGATTACCATCGAGGACGCTAGGAAACTGCTCGAAGCGAACCCGTTCGAGCTGTTCGACACCGCCGATCAACTGCGAAAAGAGATCGTGGGGGATAACGTCACCTATATCGTGAACCGGAACATCAACTTCACCGACTTTTGCGTCGGCACCTGCAAGTTCTGCTCTTTCAAAAACAACAAAGGCTTCAGGCTGACGCTCGACGAGATCCTGCAGAGGGTCGGAGCGGCGAAGGAGACGGGCTCGACTGAGGTCTGCATTCAGGGAGGCCTGACCGAGGACATGTACCTCGAGGACTACGCGGGCATGATCCGGGCGATCAAGAGCAAATATGACATTCACACTCACGCTTTCTCCCCCATGGAAGTCTACCACATGAGCCGGATGTCCGGCGTCACTGTGGAGGAGTCGCTGAAAACCCTGAAGGTCGCCGGCCTCAACTCGATGCCCGGCACCGCCGCCGAAATTCTCGACGACGAAATCCGGTCAGTCATCTGCCCCGGCAAGCTCAGCACGAGTGAATGGGTGGACGTTGTCTCGACGGCTCACCGTGTCGGCATTCCTACCACGGCGACCATCATGTACGGGCACATCGAGACATGGGAGCACCGGCTCAAGCACCTGTTCATCGTCCGGGACGTGCAGAGACAGACGCACGGCATCACCGAGTTCGTGCCCCTCACCTTCATGCACGAGAACAATTCGCTCAGCGGCAAGTCCATGGGCGCCAGCGGCATGGATGACCTGCGCATGTATGCCCTTGCGAGAATCATCTTCGGCCGGGACATCCCCAACGTGCAGGCATCATGGGTGAAGCTGGGCACGAAGCTGGCCCAGGTCGCGCTCAACTGCGGCGCCAACGACGTCGGCGGCACCCTGATGGAGGAGAACATCTCTAAGTCCGCGGGGTCGAAGTCCGGAGAATACCTGTCACCCGACGACCTGCAAGCAATGATCAAAGCTGCAGGACGCATACCCAGGCAGCGGAACACGCTCTACAAGCTGCTCGGGTAG
- a CDS encoding tRNA(His) guanylyltransferase Thg1 family protein has product MKRKEIFSAIRAAPPVIVRLDGRNFKESLSRLGFAKPYDLRFQQGMVAAARMLVEQSSLAPEWAFTFSDEVSLLFKKLPFDGRLEKLDSVIPSYMASALTIALKVETPLAFDSRVIPVHPEEIPEYLAGRQAETWRNHMQSYGFYTLVSEGMGEKEAAAKMKGMKFEDIHELMWQRGVNLNETPGWQRKGVFIYRKKTTREGYNPLKGEKVSVERREVVEDWDPSLFTSDEGKAYLKQALG; this is encoded by the coding sequence ATGAAGCGAAAGGAGATATTCAGCGCCATCCGGGCGGCACCCCCGGTCATCGTCCGCCTGGACGGGAGGAATTTCAAAGAGTCCCTGAGCAGGCTCGGGTTTGCTAAGCCCTACGATCTCAGGTTTCAGCAGGGCATGGTGGCCGCCGCCCGCATGCTGGTGGAGCAAAGCAGCCTGGCGCCGGAATGGGCTTTCACGTTCTCGGACGAGGTCAGCCTCCTTTTTAAAAAGCTGCCCTTCGACGGCCGGCTCGAAAAGCTGGACTCTGTCATCCCCTCGTACATGGCCAGCGCCCTGACCATTGCGCTAAAGGTCGAAACCCCGCTGGCCTTCGACTCCCGGGTGATACCTGTACACCCTGAGGAAATCCCCGAATATCTGGCCGGCAGGCAGGCCGAGACCTGGCGCAACCACATGCAGTCCTACGGCTTTTACACCCTCGTCTCCGAAGGCATGGGTGAAAAGGAAGCGGCCGCGAAGATGAAGGGCATGAAGTTCGAGGACATTCACGAGCTAATGTGGCAGCGGGGAGTCAACCTGAACGAGACCCCGGGCTGGCAGCGCAAGGGCGTGTTCATCTACCGCAAGAAGACTACAAGGGAAGGCTACAATCCACTCAAAGGCGAGAAAGTCAGCGTCGAGCGCCGGGAAGTCGTAGAAGACTGGGATCCGTCGCTCTTCACTTCGGACGAAGGGAAAGCGTACCTGAAGCAGGCGCTTGGATAA
- the cofH gene encoding 5-amino-6-(D-ribitylamino)uracil--L-tyrosine 4-hydroxyphenyl transferase CofH, whose protein sequence is MLQDVYEKSLAGTVTRDDALALLKENPFEVFDTADRLRKELVGDTVTFVANRLIDITDRCIIGCEFCSFRNSIGYEMTREQILESIGEAKAVGATEVCLIAGVLPKLNVEYYTELFRAIKANYDIMIHALSPMEVYYAAKSSGVSTAEALRAFKEAGMDTMTGASAEILVEAVRAKICPRKVSVEDWVRIVTEAHEIGIPTTSSILHGTVETWEDRIDHMLLLRDIQRKTHGFTEFIPLTFMHENNRLSGVSTGASGMEDLLLHAIARILFGRDIPNIQVSWTKMGVKLSQVALNCGANDFGGTMMEDLITVAAGSKHGDNMTKDEIRQVIRAIGRVPRERNTLYEYVD, encoded by the coding sequence ATGCTTCAAGACGTCTACGAAAAGTCGCTGGCGGGCACTGTCACCAGAGATGACGCCCTGGCTCTCCTCAAAGAAAATCCCTTCGAAGTCTTCGACACCGCCGACCGGCTCAGAAAAGAACTCGTAGGCGACACCGTCACGTTCGTGGCCAACCGGCTCATCGACATCACCGACCGTTGTATTATCGGCTGCGAGTTCTGCTCCTTCCGGAACAGCATCGGCTACGAGATGACGAGAGAGCAGATCCTGGAGAGCATCGGCGAGGCAAAAGCGGTCGGCGCCACTGAAGTATGCCTGATAGCCGGCGTGCTGCCTAAGCTGAACGTCGAGTACTATACTGAGTTATTCAGGGCGATCAAAGCTAATTATGACATTATGATCCACGCGCTTTCCCCGATGGAAGTGTACTATGCAGCCAAATCCTCGGGCGTCAGCACCGCAGAAGCGCTCAGGGCGTTTAAAGAAGCAGGCATGGACACGATGACCGGAGCGTCCGCCGAAATTCTGGTCGAGGCCGTGAGGGCGAAGATCTGCCCCAGAAAGGTTTCTGTAGAGGACTGGGTCCGGATAGTGACGGAAGCCCACGAGATCGGCATCCCCACGACTTCCAGTATCTTGCACGGCACTGTGGAAACGTGGGAGGACCGGATCGACCACATGCTGCTCCTCAGAGACATCCAGCGCAAAACGCACGGCTTTACCGAGTTCATCCCCCTCACCTTCATGCACGAGAACAACCGCCTGTCGGGTGTTTCGACCGGCGCCAGCGGCATGGAAGATCTCTTACTCCACGCCATTGCACGGATTCTCTTCGGCCGGGACATCCCCAACATTCAGGTATCCTGGACCAAGATGGGCGTCAAATTATCCCAGGTGGCGCTGAACTGCGGCGCCAACGACTTCGGCGGCACCATGATGGAAGACCTGATCACGGTAGCGGCGGGCTCAAAGCACGGCGACAACATGACCAAAGACGAGATCCGCCAGGTCATCAGGGCCATCGGGAGAGTGCCCAGAGAGAGGAATACTCTGTACGAGTATGTGGATTAA
- a CDS encoding CBS domain-containing protein — MKSSLKIGSVLGIPIRLHITFLLILPLIAFSFAAGPSPFGFSAISDPIMRYALGTIAGILLFACVLVHEVAHSYVAIRNRIKISDITLYLFGGVSSMEEVPRNPGVEARIAVVGPLTSIAIGIACGALLLVTGIPTTTPLGIMIFLMTYLNILLGIFNILPAFPMDGGRVLRALLAMRMPYIAATRWAVFTGKMFAYLLGIVGLFMGLSGIWFIIIAFFIYVAAGEEERSTITSVMLDGVKVRDIMTKAVDTIDSGASLSSCLQTMFQKKHLGYPVLENGRLAGIVTLSDVSKVPETARDSTFVRDVMTRNVITLKPDDDAADALQKISQRRVGRVVVMEGDRLAGIISRTDIVRAIELQGALSKQ, encoded by the coding sequence ATGAAAAGTTCGCTGAAAATCGGCAGCGTGCTGGGAATACCCATCCGCCTGCACATCACTTTCCTGCTCATTCTGCCGCTGATCGCCTTTTCGTTCGCCGCAGGGCCGTCCCCCTTCGGCTTTTCGGCAATCTCAGACCCGATCATGCGCTACGCGCTGGGCACGATTGCGGGCATACTGCTCTTCGCCTGCGTGCTCGTCCACGAGGTCGCCCACTCCTATGTGGCTATCAGGAACCGGATAAAAATCAGCGACATCACCCTGTACCTCTTCGGCGGCGTCTCCTCCATGGAAGAGGTCCCCCGGAACCCGGGGGTAGAGGCGCGGATAGCCGTCGTCGGGCCGCTCACCAGCATCGCGATCGGGATCGCCTGCGGAGCTTTACTGCTGGTCACCGGAATTCCGACCACCACTCCGCTGGGCATCATGATCTTTCTGATGACCTACCTGAACATCCTGCTGGGCATCTTCAACATCCTCCCCGCCTTCCCGATGGACGGGGGCCGGGTGCTACGGGCTTTGCTGGCCATGCGCATGCCCTACATCGCGGCGACCAGGTGGGCGGTCTTCACCGGCAAGATGTTCGCCTACCTGCTGGGCATCGTGGGCCTGTTCATGGGACTCTCGGGGATCTGGTTCATCATCATAGCGTTCTTCATCTACGTGGCGGCGGGTGAGGAAGAGCGCTCGACCATCACCTCCGTCATGCTGGACGGGGTGAAGGTCCGGGACATCATGACGAAGGCCGTCGATACTATCGACTCCGGGGCCAGCCTCTCCTCGTGCCTGCAGACGATGTTCCAGAAGAAGCACCTGGGCTACCCGGTCCTAGAGAACGGGCGGCTGGCCGGCATCGTGACGCTCAGCGATGTCTCGAAGGTGCCCGAAACGGCACGCGACAGCACTTTTGTCCGGGATGTCATGACCAGAAACGTTATAACGCTGAAACCCGATGATGACGCAGCGGATGCACTTCAGAAAATTTCGCAGCGCCGGGTGGGCCGCGTCGTGGTCATGGAAGGCGATCGGCTGGCCGGCATCATCTCCCGTACCGACATCGTCCGGGCGATCGAGCTACAAGGCGCGTTGAGCAAGCAGTAA